One region of Quercus lobata isolate SW786 chromosome 2, ValleyOak3.0 Primary Assembly, whole genome shotgun sequence genomic DNA includes:
- the LOC115975025 gene encoding putative F-box/LRR-repeat/kelch-repeat protein At1g11620 yields the protein MANLMGDKKASFLRLVEERALSKEEKKKLQDALVPYIPKDCISNVLLRLPLESLQRSRFVCKPWYTIINSLKFIDDHLERSESVLIFISSIKEENLYPFSTRPIAVEKPNTFSVEAKLLQSESVPVLVQPNINPTLKYYIKFLEINNGRSKIGEYSVSCTGHIRAACNGLILLENKLKKGGLIVINPVTRKLISLPLGTLCPADKESYGFAFCTVIGEYKVVHLFQDELRYFGCEILNLGTRVWRAVNGPSFGLLRWLGCLPVLAIGALHWVPNIDSSDYLVSIEVDKERFHTIPLPKSSRYHDRIVEMRGFLSFVTHEEENQISVWILKGLGELWTRQLSIKMGCILDMVPLYSLRIKGDMIFKRDEDGSFYAYDFQLQVMRKIEMEQERFKMSGMYHPHVNSLISWSSRERSQDVFY from the coding sequence ATGGCCAATCTAATGGGTGACAAGAAGGCAAGCTTTTTAAGATTAGTGGAGGAGAGAGCATTgtcaaaggaagagaaaaagaagctGCAAGATGCTCTTGTACCCTATATTCCTAAAGATTGCATCTCAAACGTTCTTCTTCGACTTCCTCTTGAGTCTCTTCAAAGGTCAAGGTTTGTTTGTAAGCCATGGTATACTATAATTAATAGCCTCAAATTCATTGATGATCATCTCGAAAGATCAGAATCTGTTTTGATCTTTATATCAtcaattaaagaagaaaatctgtACCCTTTTTCTACGCGACCAATTGCAGTTGAGAAACCAAATACCTTTTCAGTTGAGGCAAAACTCCTTCAGTCAGAATCGGTCCCTGTTTTAGTGCAGCCAAACATAAACCCCACTTTGAAATATTATATCAAGTTCTTGGAAATTAACAATGGAAGGAGCAAAATAGGAGAATATAGTGTAAGTTGCACAGGCCATATTAGGGCTGCTTGCAATGGTCTAATTTTGCTTGAAAACAAACTGAAGAAAGGAGGACTTATAGTCATAAATCCTGTGACTAGGAAGTTGATTTCTCTTCCTCTGGGTACTTTATGTCCTGCTGATAAAGAATCGTATGGCTTTGCATTTTGCACTGTTATTGGTGAATATAAAGTGGTGCACTTGTTTCAGGATGAGTTGAGGTATTTCGGTTGTGAGATATTAAATCTTGGTACTAGAGTTTGGAGAGCAGTGAATGGACCTTCTTTTGGACTCTTGCGCTGGCTTGGATGCTTGCCTGTTTTGGCAATTGGAGCTTTGCACTGGGTACCTAATATTGATAGTAGTGATTACTTAGTGTCTATTGAAGTGGACAAGGAGAGGTTTCATACAATACCTCTCCCAAAAAGTAGTCGGTATCATGATAGGATTGTTGAGATGCGTGGTTTCTTGAGTTTTGTCACTCATGAAGAAGAGAACCAGATAAGCGTTTGGATCTTGAAGGGTTTAGGGGAACTTTGGACAAGGCAACTTAGTATCAAAATGGGCTGTATTTTGGATATGGTCCCCCTTTACAGTTTAAGAATCAAAGGAGATATGATTTTCAAGAGGGACGAAGACGGATCATTTTATGCTTATGATTTCCAACTCCAGGTGATGAGAAAAATTGAAATGGAACAGGAAAGATTTAAAATGTCAGGTATGTATCATCCTCATGTCAACAGCCTTATCTCATGGTCTAGCAGGGAAAGAAGCCAGGATGTGTTTTATTGA